The following nucleotide sequence is from Malania oleifera isolate guangnan ecotype guangnan chromosome 4, ASM2987363v1, whole genome shotgun sequence.
ggtcttaaacaccatcatagaaaaaaattataaaataattttcaagactaaacatgcctaaaagactttaaacactatcacaaaaaaaaagaaaaaaaaaagaaaaaaaaaagaagataaaacaacCTTCATAATTAAAGGTGTctcaatcttaagataataattacacgtATGGTTAAAGAACAGTATCAAATTCTCGATGGCTGATTCAACTGCTTTGGCATTTTCTATTATTGGTGTTCTCTTCAGTTTTTATGTTGATTTGTTGGCTGCTCATTGTTTTTACTGCCTTGTTGGTTTCTTATTTTGGGCCTTCTTGCACTTTTGTATCTTCAGGCCTCTGACTTGAGCTTtttttattaatgaattcactcggttttaccttcaaaaaattaaaaggtaattacacataatatatataagtagttgcaagtatagttgtatatgtatcttctcatggttattcaaTGACTCTTTCATCCTTTCGACTTTATAAGCTAtctttcaagtgtgcaactcaatggaaatatatgaactcagtgtttagctttaaatactgacattatttttttcattattgatattactaccgtagaAATTGTGTAATaggcatgattatgaaatctttgcgaattttttatataatataattatttttcttgattatactgagcgccagctttccatttgtatactaattttttttaatgactcttaatttgtagggttcgcgaTTGTCATAATATtagcacgatgccatgcatgcatgcactacagttgtcgaatgcaacttttgattatttctttgtaatttttattgttatttgaacaaatggaatttttgtattttaatttgaatttgtactagtatttgtagttgaattttgaatattttggaattttttttgttatctgaacaaatgttatttctttattttaattgaatttgtatttgaattcgaaatttttaatgatttacgaattttgtagtaattatggtttcaagttatgtatgcgaaaatgtaattacagattctTATATAgaaattgatgattaaaaaaaattgtattaaaggttttttaatttttctaattattagtgaaggattcaaattcctcactaatagtaggatattagtgaatgattaaaattcgttactaaaagtaggtattagtgacgattcctagattcgtcactattaataaagtattagtgaaggattcaaatccttcactaataccctactattagtgacgaattttaatctttcactaatatcctactattagcgacgaatttgaatccttcactaatactgtactattagggATGAATTacaaatttgttactaataccttactattagtgacgaatttgaatcattcactaatgcccttgtattagtgacaaatttgtaattcgtcactaataccctactatcagtgatgaatttgagttgagctGTTCTAGAATTTATAATGATGGATTTGATCCTccactaataccctaattttttgaagtgagtttagtatttcaaatgatggagTTTTGCTGTTCTATACTAGATTATGTGTGCTTGTAGATGCTGATATCAGAacgacgattctagaagaggctcacaggtccttgtacatggttcatccagatagtactaaaatgtatagggatcttcaagagtcttactggtggagcagcatgaagagggaaattgccgaGTTTGTACAACAGTGTctgacgtgctagtaggtaaagattgagcaccagaggtcggcggGCCAGTTGCAGCCGTTTTACTTCctaaagtggaaatgggatcatgtacCTATGGATTTCATGACAGATTTATCGCCGGCACCACATGGttagaatgttatttgggtggtcgttgatagattgactaagaccgctcacttcattcctattaaagttaactactccatggatagactgacggaattatatattcaagaggtagtacgatcacatggtgtgcatAGTATCAGATTGAGACCCATGTTTTACATTACAGTTTtgaaggagcttgcaggaggctttggggtctcaattatctttcaaCACGACGTTTCATCCTCATACAGATGACCAGACTGAGAGGGTAATTcatacattagaagatatgctgcgggcgtgcgtgctagattttggggctAGTTGGATCCAGTGTATGCCGCTGGTAGAATTTatatacaataatagctatcaaacCAGTATCGacatgacaccatatgaggcgctATATGGTAAGAGGTGTTTGATTATGtgcttaaactacgtaattagaCCTAATTGATTGGGAAGCTTGATTCCCACTTTATTCCTACGCCCGCAGCATACCAAACTCCGAAACCCTAAAATAATgtatatttcctaattcaatcaacccaaCTCAGAATAACAATTGTTTTCGCCTTTTCCCCAGGCTTACATATTTCTTTTATCCATAAAaatctaaactactaattatttatcaatgttaCGTGAGTTCCTGAGAAACACCgactgggatcctcaacccatgcctatgGTGTTTggaaacctaaaccctgaaatcacaacaccctagtttaatcaactcaaacttcagtgTTATTTCATTTAACACAAGATTTGGGTTCAAAAATGCTTGATAACCatgaaaattctaaaataacctacttaccctgattttgggatggtgcataaacttctcaaaccaaaattctattttgactaagttgtagagaatctccccaggatcaacatGGTAATTTCTAATCATCGAAACGGGGAGAAATGGAGTTGGAATCATATAGAGAAGGTGGAGAAACTGAAATATAGAGAGACAAAGTGAAAGAGGAATTGATTTCCTCACTGAAATGTGATTTTCGACTATATATTGGCAGTTGTCCacatgacttcgtcgacgagacacgtggactcgtcaatgaactgaagaagggagtttgtcgacgaaggtaaagagttcgtcgacaaaccaagGTCTGAAATTAGTATCTTTTCTTCGACGAGACACTAAGGCTCGTCCATGAATCATACAAGggtgtttgtcgatgaaaccAGAACGTTTGTCAACGAACCCTGCTTTGTCCCTTTTTTGGATTTTGTTTTTCTTCCCACTAtctccctttctctctattattttatttctattattttccgagtctctacattgaaagcctcatactcgcttgtgaggatgtcgattctactatctctaacatctatatatccttcataggttacttccaatttgttctaaatttctttggctgacttacatgccatgaccctattaaactcattaacatttAAGGCATAATATAGTGCATTTATGGCattagagtttacttgcatcattttgtaatcaatGTCGGTCAAGTAtctttcttctttagggacttctttgccatctacggtTCTAGTAGGAAtatagtcaccatgtgtgacaaccttctatgctttccaatccatggtttgaatatatattctcattctttgtttccaaaatgtataatttaaatcacaaaagatgggaggcctagttgaggattgaccttctccaaagggagctactcctaagtgtaccatatagatctttatgtagctactagttaggatttgctacaacctctctttgataccaaatgaaagttgaggtgtagtcccgagaggggggtgggggggggggtgaattgggttattaaaattttcttttaattcttttcaagaattcttaaccaCTTGTTAATTTAACAAACACACATCAAAAGCTTAGTTACTTAAGCAATCCACAacccaatacttcaacacaacacaagtaaaccaaaacttaaacaatcaaccaaccaatcaagatataatatgcaattCTTTGGCAATTTCAGCTTTTGCaaaaattcaagatatttgcttgtttatagccttgtgaatatatgtaagccatgtgttgatggatttgatttctcaatatgatatacaatatgaaatccaacactccttccaagaCCTTAgtctttaaataaactttcagttaatatgtcttgggtgttaaccaattaacgtactcccttaaggtttctacaatttttattgattaaccaacacactttctttcgattttcgcaaatcccaaatcaaattaatctttagtttatttaatatccaattcacgtagtgtatatgatcaaaaattaaattcaaccacgcagttaatatatgctggaatttaaagagagtaaggaaggagaGTAACACCACATTTTTTagaaggttcagcttatccccagcctatatCCTCATCTTAGGCCAATatcacctaaggattccattataccacTCCTTTCCGGGTGGAGAAAACTGTTACAatcgataccccacgcttaaacactcatttaataggctagagcaacgcctctccaagcgataccccacactcagtcactTCTTCACAGGCTAGAGTAGTGCCTCTCCAaaatgataccccacgctcgatcCAATGATCCAACATCCTGgaattgtcaaagaactacaagaaacaaaaGATAGTCTCTGTGTACAATagcactctcacatagagcagattagtacaatttcaaacactatatacttcaatatttaaatatcaaactgaaataagattgaagctctagtaagatttcaccaatatccttctatAGATGTGGATCAGCAGTAGAAATCAAAGTAGGATGGATCAACACTTCAGCATTCTCAGCAAATCAGATTTTGCAacgagtgagcaagagagaactttGAAAGAGCAAGTCTGCTTTCAGCTTTGAATTAGATTTTTCGATTcttggttgtattttgatttgcaaaaccatgtatttataggcttaggaaagtagtttcgtgttgcccaagattacttggagtatcttccaagtttttagaaaatttggggcacaagaaacctttatttgaattttaaaacatttaaaatttctaaccattaacagtctttagacgactgaagtatcgggttcagtcttctaatgttccttaacacactgaaaaatttgaactgcacagagggtcagatgactgaactaaaggttcaatcttctgaagtcctAGATCAGACAATTGAACtgagggttcaatcttctgagggtgtactaccccttctgtattccttcagaaaaatcttcagtAGAAAGAACCAATTCTTCAGTtttctaaagaaattttttaCTAGAGTAAAGTAAAACTTTAGTCTTTTGAGGTACATCTTTAGTCATCTAAGGGTGCACCCCAGTCGTCTGGGTAGACcaagttcatatttttcattttagttttcaaaaatcatttttactctctttctttgatttcttataaaacatttttcggggttttgaaATACGGTCTCTACATTAATgaattacccctaaagagctttcaacatatttcataagatatttaaaacatgaagtacttacatcatatcTCTTAAAGCCTACAACTCTAAACTTTGAAGTTTTCCATAATATTTTTGCTTtcactccatcttgtcttcaacctttaatatactttaacaagttctcattcatgctctcatgatcttcaagctttattagatcatctttgaatccatgccttttaagcttcatttgattatctttctttggagtataagcttttattgatctttgtgagcacttgtccttgtattctctttcttgagtcatgtcacatcatcacttaactaaatatgttaagttcctctatttgttatcgtcaaaataagattttaaaccttataaggccaacatgcTTGCTGCATGAATGcatgatttttccttttttctatgCATGAGTGTGCCTACATGCTCATGTGCGTGTGTGTATTGTCTCTATAAGGAATGCTTGGTAAATTGGGGTTCTTTAGTCCTTATTTATCTCATGAGGGGTGGAGATTCTTATATAATCACTTCTAATTTTTCATTAGTGGTTCTATTAGAATCTTTGAATTTTGGTGTACCTtgcatataatttttatattaattgtgtgttgtttatatgtttttcttgtttttataTCTTTTTCTTGCCTATGTTTGTATGCTATTGAATGAAAACCTTAAGGATTTTTCCTTCAGCCTTGAAGGTTATGTCTTTGCATACCTTTGATTGAAGGTGGGAGGTATTTGTCTTATGCAAGTTTTTCTAGAACTAAAGGTCAGGTAAATGAATAAATAGAAGAACTAAAGTCTTGATCAGTAAATTTTAAAGATAACCTTAGGCTAATTAGGTAGTGTCTTCttgacaagtgtgaagggtgcaaATACCTTCCCTTTGCATAACCTTGCTCTCGATTAATCCAAACCTAGTGACGCAGGCCATGACCAATTAGTTTCCTTGGACTTAGATGCAGTTTAGTAACCAATGAACTAGTGGCATgttaattaggtgttctaaccgcacctaAAATAAATAGGTTAGTAGTGACTCCATTGAATTTTAAGTAACCCATTTCTTTGTCTCATGTATTACACTAGGCTTCATATAATACCGAGTTTGCTACTTAATCAAGGTGATTCAGAGATTTGATCTCATTGCTTTTTCGTGGTTAGCCCTCCAGGAGATTGCGATAGTAGTAAGGCCTATTTAGCATCGGGTTATTGTATGATGTTTGTTAACTTGAGTTGAAGATCCAATAATCATTATGTATattcataaatttaaaatattaaattataataatagagGGAGTTTCTTAGAATTAAAAGGCAGATCATAAATTGGGACTGTATCTAAATATTAATGGTCCAACTATTCTAATTGACAACTTTATTATAGTTGACATGCTTCCTAATACTTATCCGCCTTATTGCTCGATGATTGTGCGATTCCTAGATGATTAGAGGCAACATTTGTTAGTTGATGATTAGGAAATCTCCATCACCTAGGCGGTCACTTGTGATTTTCTAGGATAGTTGTGCAAAGAGTGTCTCGTCTAGGTGATCTTCCTTTTTTATCCCTAAGGTGACTTGGCAATGTATAATTTGTTCACCTCACCTAGTGATTAAGTGAcctcctattattatttttaagacGACGTTGCGATAAGCGATTTGCTTTTCTTGTCATGTGCCTAGATGAATGCCACAACTGGATGATTGTTATGACTGTTTGAGAGTGCAGAAAGATGttaagatatatgtatatatctatcTATTTGTACATGTATTTATGCAAGTACAATGAATAATGTTAAGTTTTAACTAAACAATATTAAAAATCTTTAAATTAGAATAAGACTTTTATACAATCAAGTAATCAATTTGAGGTATAGAAAAGAGAAATTCTATATCCTGTTTGGTTGTCGGCATGAAATCAACACTAGAATGGGTTCAAAACTggaatgaaaatatgaaattaatgttGAAATACCATTATTGCATTTGGATACTCACACAGCGCAATTTTGGGATGGAATGAAAGAtaagatatttttcaaaaaatgtccttttaaaattaaaattttaatttttatcattgcattttgactttattttttatttaaaatttttttttatttaaaaacctattttattttaagtaataaaatctatttttatcttaaaatatgtttttaaatacaATAAGTAAAATTTATTCTTTCATTGGAGAAGACAATGCCCTAGCTTCAGCAATCTGCAAGCTTCCGTGGCGACGGTGGACCGCAACAATTTACTCATTTGCAAGCTTTGGCCGTCAATAACCTTTGGCCGTCATTGATTGATTGCCTCAACTCATTCCCAGATGGCTAATGGCGACAATGACTTGCCGTGGCGAGGGCTCATGGTGGCAGTCCTAGAATGGGGAGTGGGTAGAATAGTCGACGGCGGCGAGCTTGGGCTCACGGCGACAATAGAATGGCGTGGAGGAAGAGCCTGAAGGGTATAAGGGTTTTTGGCAGGGAGAAGGGAAGGAGATGGGAGGGTACTAAAGGTATGGGTTTGATCCAATGGAATGAGAAATAATTCTTATCCATTTGCACCGGTAGGAAATCACAATTTCCCCAAATGATTGAATTAATATCATGAGCGGAATGAAATGATTTCACAGACTAAACACATGAATGCAATTGTATTCTTGAAATTTGGTTCATTCTATACTTGATTCACAAATCAAAGCTGGGGAGCATGATGAATTGTCATTGGAAGTGAAATGAATAGCAGAGCCTTTAACAATGAGGACACACTTGGATTAAGTATATCAAAGGATTCCATATTAATTAGTATTTGCAGATTGAGAGATATTTAGACATTCATCATTTTTCACATAATCAGTCTAAATCTTCTTGAGTTGTTCCTAGGCGGTGGCCGGCTGAtttgtaaaattgaaattttattatgGGACTAATATATaagtataattatattttaagcacaaatttttttttttataattcgtatcaaattaaattcatatattaatAATATGTTATTGACATTAATATACAATTTGGCAAACCATGGCAAcaatttagttaaaaaaaaagtaaaatttgcATTAAAAGActacttttaaaaaattaaaaaaaaaaaaacaaatattatgATAAATGAAACATTTTCCTATGAACAAACAATGAGAGTTCTCATAAACTTCCCTCTACTTTTTTATTAATTTGGTCATGAACCAACCATCAACTTCATTTCTCCTACAAtaatctttcttctttttctttttacaatCACCCTAATTAACTGTAATACCCTTTTTAATGCATTCACAAATTAGTTCAAATCAAATCTCCAAAGAAcgtttcgaaaaaaaaaaaaaaaaaaagtcatcacCATCACACATCAGTACTGTTGGATCAAATCAAATGAAATCGTTAAGAAGAGCCTCTTCCAGGTATCTCTCCGACGCAGCCATCAACTCCGGACTCAATCTGAACATGAGAGCGCAGAACTCCAGCTGGTTAAGAGCTCCGTCGCCGTCGAAATCGCCTTCTCTGACCATGCTTTGTGCGAGCTCGTCGTCGTCGCCGAGACCCTGCAACCCCAGCAGCGCCGCGTTCCTCTTCAGGCTCTCCGCCGTGATCACCCCCTTCTCCCCATCCATCAGCAGCTGGAACCCATTGCAGAGCTCCCTCATCAGCCCCTCTCCTCCCATCTTCTCCGCCATCACCGGCAGCAAATCTTCAAACACGAACCCCTTCCTTATTCCCTCCATTGCCAatcacaaactctctctctcagAGCTCAATCTTCCGAAATGGGTTTGTGAAGAAAGCAAACATAAGCGCAAATATATATGCAAAAGAAAATTGTTGAACAGGTTCTAGGAAGCAGGGTGACAAGGCTGCCGAGTGCCAGCCCAAGTCCAGGTGGTTTTTCTCGGGAACATGTTTCTGGGTTTCATCGAAGCCGGACGATAGAGGGGCAAATTTGGAATTTAAGTGGATAGGGCATGTGGAGGGGTGAAGGACCAATGAGAGAAAGACGTGTAAAGAGATCGAGACTTTTCTCCAAGTGTGATTGGGGCTTGTGAAGCTGCTTTTGACAGAGCAGTCACGGAGAAGATGCGACGTCCTCCGACAAGTATCACCTCCTCCAAACgcaaggaaaagaaaatattttttaaaaagggagAGGAGATGGCAGACGAaggaaagaaagtaaaaaaaagaagaagaagaagaagaagtgtaGGCAGATTGAATTGTCAAAGGCATGCATGCAAATGGGATGTGACTCTTTCTTATTCACCGCCACACAAAGGTCTCTTTTCCATGTGATTTCCTCTGCATGCTTCTTGGACCCTTTGCTTAATTATTTCTGAACGCACGAAGCTGCGCCATGGAAAAAGAATGccctattttttgtttttttttttaaacggcGTAAGAATGCTTCTTTTGGTTCATTGGTTTGCTTTTccaattaattttaatttggtcAATCTTTCTGCGGCAGGTAAGATTTGAAAAATCCTAAAATATAAATGCCCCATTTACACAAAGTCCCTACACATGGTCGCCATAACCCTTCTATCCCTACCCCAATACTCTCAtctccttcaatttttttttattttttttatttttttatttttggttttgaaAAGGGTAAATTTATCAAGGGAGGACAAATAAAAAGTTTCAATCCCCCCAAACGAAAGAAagttacaaaaagaaaaaaagggtgAGCTAAATCACCCtccaaaattatagaaaatataagaaaactCTTTTCAGTCCAAATAAGACAGAAGATAATTGGATCTAGTTCAAAGACACAGTTTTGACAAACATTTATCATACATATTCGCGGCTATGTAGTagttttccttgaaaatttttcTACTCCCCTCCTTCCAAATTTCCCAATATATGACTACTGGAATAACTGCTCACTACCTTAAAATTGAATTGGAGTTATGGGATAACTGTACAAAAACTGTGTTAACTCTTTAATTGCTTATATTATATTAAGACATTAATTTggttttttttcttaatttaataaactctttttttatataataaaattatatacaaCTTGTCTTTTCTCCTCCTAAAAAATCATATCTAACTTTGCATTTTCTCTTGCTTTTAATATTACCTTCTAATTTACagagtaaaataataaattattttaattttaattgaaatcTATATTAATCCCTACGCTTTTATTAGtgattaatataaaattatataatttaacaTTGTTTGTGAGTTGGAGGGCAAATCAAGGAAACACCATCGGACTTGCGAATTGGTGCATGTATTTAATTAGAAACTTTAGTATGAGTGGTGTATGTTTAAAACAAATACGTTAAAGTTCCTCGGTACAATGTGTAGTAATGACAACTCATCATTTTGTGCGTGTCTTAGCAAGATTCATTGATATTGTTAGACTTTATTTGGATCGTATATGAATATAATTATATGAAATCACTAAGTACATATACTTACTTGTATTAATTAAAAGTATAAGGACCTAATTAAAAAGATTATGTTTAATAGACCATGAACCAACTTATGATTTAACTTTATTTTTGTGTACACAATacataattctttttttttttttttattacgcaccgggtatccacgtgtccgttttaagGTTCACGTGACCAATCCTGCGCCCTTTGaaattgaccccacaactccaaagagagggtaaattcaggagttcaatGGCGGAAATGAAcccgagagggtttgaacacctgatctcatGAAAGACACTCCTGCAGCCTGCACTATCACCTGAACCACATCTTGGGATTAAACATAAGGTAAATTTTGTAATTTCTGTGCCGCTTACATTGAACTTGATTTGTACGAACAAGAAAAACTATTCTTAGGCATAAGCGGCGGACCTTAGAGAGTAAAACTTATAAGAAACCGCTTCTATacataagatttttaaaatctatcaaTTGTAGCATGTTAGGTTAGCGTATTAATATAACATGTATACCAAGAACCATTTCTTGGAAggtcttttttttatttattatttttttaaaaggtcTTTAAATTAAGAAGATCTTTCCTTATTGTTTCCATGTTTGCTCATATTCCGTGCAACTTGGGGAGGGCTTGGTCTTCAGGTCTTCATTATATGGAGAAAGGCAAAATGACGCCTTCCATTTCTACTATAGGAACCAACCAAACttgcaaagaaaaaaaattaaattgacttTTCTTATAGTTTTCACAGGCAGAAAGGTGTCCTTCTCTTTTCCACGTGATTTCTTGCATGCTTTTTTCGCCCTTTACAAAGCTCCTTGGCGTGCTCTTAAGAAAATTAGGTTGCCTTGATTTgctttttcaattaaaaataaccttTTTTTTCATGTCGGTCAGCTTCAATTTCAAA
It contains:
- the LOC131153355 gene encoding calcium-binding protein KRP1-like, with amino-acid sequence MEGIRKGFVFEDLLPVMAEKMGGEGLMRELCNGFQLLMDGEKGVITAESLKRNAALLGLQGLGDDDELAQSMVREGDFDGDGALNQLEFCALMFRLSPELMAASERYLEEALLNDFI